One stretch of Euphorbia lathyris chromosome 7, ddEupLath1.1, whole genome shotgun sequence DNA includes these proteins:
- the LOC136200841 gene encoding uncharacterized protein: MERITPVRKPHTSTADLLVWSENPSADSPAVGSAPRSAARSHQPSDGISKVVFGGQVTDEEVESLNKRKPCSGYKMKEMTGSGIFAAKGEDDESESGGANPTSNSKTGIRMYQQALAGISHISFGEEESVSPKKPITLPEVAKQRELSGTIETEAEREARLKKQLSDAKCKELSGHDIFAPPPEILPRPTTVRALALKESIELGEPAPRDPVGGQIAGEEPLKTSKKIYNKKINELSGNDIFKGDVPPSSAEKSLSVAKKREMSGNDIFSDGKAEHRDYLGGVRKPPGGESSIALV; the protein is encoded by the exons ATGGAGAGGATCACTCCGGTGAGGAAACCACATACTTCTACTGCAGATCTGCTTGTCTGGTCTGAGAATCCGTCTGCTGATTCTCCTGCCGTCGGCTCCGCTCCTCGCTCTGCTGCCCGTTCTCACCAG CCGTCCGATGGGATCAGTAAGGTAGTCTTTGGAGGTCAAGTTACTGATGAGGAGGTTGAGAGCTTGAACAAGAG GAAACCTTGTTCGGGGTACAAAATGAAGGAGATGACTGGTAGTGGTATTTTTGCAGCCAaaggagaagatgatgaatcTGAATCTGGTGGTGCCAATCCTACTTCAAATAGCAAAACAGGGATACGCATGTACCAG CAAGCACTTGCTGGAATTAGTCATATTTCATTTGGAGAAGAAGAGAGTGTTTCACCCAAAAAACCTATTACCTTACCTGAGGTGGCAAAACAACGAGAATTAAGTGGAACTATAGAAACCGAGGCAGAAAGGGAGGCCAGGTTGAAGAAACAGCTTTCTGATGCCAAGTGCAAAGAGCTCAGCGGACATGACATCTTTGCACCCCCTCCGGAAATTTTACCACGACCAACTACTGTGCGTGCTTTGGCATTGAAAGAAAGCATTGAATTGGGTGAACCTGCTCCACGTGAT CCCGTTGGAGGACAAATTGCTGGGGAAGAGCCACTCAAGACATCAAagaaaatttacaacaagaaaattaacgagctATCTGGAAATGACATATTCAAGGGAGATGTTCCTCCTTCATCTGCTGAGAAATCTTTAAGTGTAGCAAAAAAGCGAGAGATGAGTGGCAATGACATATTCTCGGATGGGAAGGCAGAGCATCGGGACTACCTAGGCGGCGTTCGCAAGCCCCCAGGCGGGGAGAGCAGCATTGCATTGGTTTAA